One segment of Mycolicibacterium sp. YH-1 DNA contains the following:
- a CDS encoding circularly permuted type 2 ATP-grasp protein, with protein MSPRTVPVEPSRTAPSKSSVSKPSVGKSSRGKSSKRHDGIFGGYNSVGGYAKAFDEMFDAAGNVRGPYKGILAELAPSDASELAARSEALGRAFVDQGITFSLSGQERPFPLDLVPRVISAAEWSRLEKGIKQRVKALELYLDDIYGEQEIVRDGVIPRRLITSCEHFHREAVGIVPPNGVRIHVAGIDLVRDAQGSFRVLEDNLRSPSGVSYVMENRRTMARVFPNLFATHRVRAVGDYASHLLRALRNAAASNEADPTVVVLTPGVYNSAYFEHSLLARQMGVELVEGRDLFCRDNTVYMRTTEGERQVDVIYRRIDDEFLDPMHFKPDSVLGVAGILNAARAGNVVISSAVGNGVGDDKLVYTYVPTIIEYYLGEKPLLANVDTFRCWLDDEREEVLDRVDELVIKPVEGSGGYGIVFGPDASEKELATICKKIRADPRGWIAQPVVQLSTVPTQIDDKLAPRHVDLRPFAVNDGDDVWVLPGGLTRVALPEGSLVVNSSQGGGSKDTWVLASRTSAADRELAAAEVVRSLPKNAKGPTVEKDADTMSQQQQQQQQSSGRH; from the coding sequence GTGAGCCCGCGAACAGTGCCCGTCGAACCGTCGCGAACGGCGCCCAGCAAGTCATCGGTTAGCAAGCCATCGGTTGGCAAGTCATCGCGTGGCAAGTCCTCGAAACGCCATGACGGGATCTTCGGGGGTTACAACAGCGTAGGGGGCTACGCCAAGGCGTTCGACGAGATGTTCGACGCCGCGGGCAACGTGCGGGGACCCTACAAGGGCATCCTGGCCGAACTCGCGCCGTCGGATGCCTCCGAGCTCGCCGCCCGCTCAGAGGCGCTTGGCCGCGCCTTCGTCGATCAGGGCATCACGTTCTCGCTGTCGGGTCAGGAGCGGCCGTTCCCGCTCGACCTGGTGCCGAGGGTCATCTCGGCCGCCGAGTGGTCGCGGTTGGAGAAGGGCATCAAACAGCGCGTTAAGGCGCTTGAGCTGTATCTGGACGATATCTACGGCGAGCAGGAGATAGTGCGCGACGGCGTCATCCCACGCCGGCTGATCACATCGTGTGAGCACTTTCACCGAGAGGCCGTCGGCATCGTCCCGCCCAACGGTGTGCGCATCCACGTGGCGGGTATCGACTTGGTGCGCGACGCCCAGGGCAGCTTCCGGGTGCTGGAGGACAACCTGCGCTCGCCGTCGGGCGTCTCCTATGTGATGGAGAACCGCCGCACCATGGCGCGGGTCTTCCCGAATCTGTTCGCCACGCATCGCGTCCGCGCGGTCGGGGACTACGCCTCGCATCTGCTGCGCGCCCTGCGCAATGCGGCGGCGTCCAATGAGGCCGACCCGACCGTGGTGGTGCTCACCCCGGGCGTCTACAACTCGGCCTACTTCGAGCACTCGCTGCTGGCCCGCCAGATGGGTGTCGAACTGGTCGAGGGTCGCGACCTGTTCTGCCGGGACAACACCGTCTACATGCGGACCACCGAGGGTGAGCGTCAGGTCGACGTCATCTATCGCCGAATCGACGACGAGTTCTTAGACCCGATGCACTTCAAACCCGACTCCGTGCTCGGCGTGGCCGGGATCCTCAACGCGGCCCGGGCGGGAAACGTGGTCATCTCGAGCGCGGTGGGCAACGGTGTCGGCGACGACAAACTGGTCTACACCTACGTGCCGACGATCATCGAGTACTACCTCGGGGAGAAGCCGCTGCTGGCCAACGTCGACACCTTCCGGTGCTGGCTGGACGATGAGCGCGAGGAGGTGCTCGACCGCGTCGATGAGCTGGTCATCAAGCCCGTCGAGGGCTCCGGCGGGTACGGCATTGTGTTCGGCCCCGATGCGTCGGAGAAGGAACTGGCCACGATCTGCAAGAAGATCCGGGCCGACCCGCGCGGCTGGATCGCCCAGCCGGTGGTGCAGCTGTCCACCGTTCCCACCCAGATCGACGACAAGCTGGCGCCGCGGCACGTGGATCTGCGTCCGTTTGCGGTCAATGACGGTGACGACGTGTGGGTGCTGCCCGGCGGGTTGACCCGGGTGGCACTTCCGGAGGGCTCGCTGGTGGTGAACTCCAGCCAGGGCGGCGGGTCCAAGGACACCTGGGTGCTGGCCTCGCGCACGTCGGCCGCCGACCGCGAGCTGGCGGCTGCCGAGGTCGTTCGGTCGCTGCCGAAGAACGCCAAGGGGCCGACGGTGGAGAAGGACGCTGACACCATGAGCCAGCAGCAACAGCAGCAGCAACAGAGCAGCGGGAGGCACTGA
- a CDS encoding helix-turn-helix domain-containing protein produces MDIAEVARRCGVPASTLRFYEQRGLISSIGRRGQRRLFESSVVDQMALIALGRAAGFSLDEIAVMLMPDGQPRIDRKTLAAKADELDATIGHLSAMRDGLRHAAECPASSHAECPTFQRYLKAAAAGALGVRSGGKRRAGVSRGSVR; encoded by the coding sequence GTGGATATCGCCGAAGTGGCGAGACGTTGCGGTGTGCCCGCGTCGACGTTGCGGTTCTACGAGCAGAGGGGACTGATCTCGTCGATCGGCCGACGAGGTCAGCGCCGGCTGTTCGAGTCGAGCGTCGTGGATCAGATGGCGCTCATCGCACTCGGGCGGGCCGCAGGATTCTCACTGGACGAGATCGCCGTGATGCTGATGCCAGATGGGCAACCGAGGATCGACAGGAAGACGCTTGCGGCCAAGGCAGACGAACTCGACGCGACGATAGGACATCTCAGCGCCATGCGAGACGGACTACGGCACGCGGCTGAGTGTCCCGCCTCCAGTCACGCCGAATGTCCAACATTCCAGCGCTATCTCAAGGCCGCGGCAGCAGGAGCCCTGGGCGTGCGGAGCGGAGGAAAGCGGAGAGCGGGGGTCAGCCGCGGAAGCGTCCGGTGA
- a CDS encoding DegV family protein, with amino-acid sequence MAVVVVTDSSSRLRPDELQRWGIRQVPLHVLVDGADLLDGVDAVPNDVYARSHATTSGVSPADLAEVYRAALADSGGDGVVAVHLSAALSSTFSNASAAAREFGSAVRVVNSRSAAACVGFVAAAAAQSAIAGADLDTVEAAARAAVPRGHAFIVVHRLDNLRRSGRIGAAASWLGTALSLKPLLCLDVDGRLVLSQRIRTVSKAHAAMVDAVAEVVGERRATVVVHHVDNHDAADVIGAALTDRLPQIESLTVSDMGPVLAVHVGADAVGVCVTVDG; translated from the coding sequence ATGGCCGTCGTGGTGGTGACCGACTCATCCTCGCGGCTACGCCCGGATGAGTTGCAGCGGTGGGGGATCCGCCAGGTGCCGTTGCACGTGCTGGTGGACGGCGCAGACCTTCTCGACGGTGTCGACGCGGTGCCGAACGACGTGTACGCGCGCAGCCACGCCACCACATCTGGGGTGTCGCCTGCGGACCTCGCCGAGGTCTACCGTGCCGCCCTCGCCGACAGTGGTGGTGACGGCGTGGTGGCAGTGCACCTGTCCGCGGCGCTGTCGAGTACTTTCAGCAATGCCAGTGCGGCGGCGCGGGAGTTCGGATCAGCTGTGCGCGTGGTGAACTCGCGGTCGGCAGCGGCATGCGTCGGCTTCGTCGCCGCCGCGGCGGCGCAATCAGCCATCGCGGGTGCCGACCTCGACACCGTCGAGGCCGCGGCCCGCGCGGCGGTGCCCCGCGGACACGCATTCATCGTCGTGCACCGGCTGGACAACCTGCGCCGCAGCGGGCGGATCGGCGCTGCGGCGTCGTGGCTGGGCACCGCGCTGTCGCTCAAGCCGCTGCTGTGCCTGGACGTCGACGGCAGGCTGGTGCTGTCCCAACGGATTCGCACGGTGTCGAAGGCACACGCGGCCATGGTCGACGCGGTCGCCGAGGTGGTCGGCGAGCGTCGGGCCACGGTCGTCGTGCATCACGTGGACAACCACGACGCGGCCGACGTCATCGGTGCCGCGCTGACCGATCGTCTGCCTCAGATCGAGTCGCTGACGGTGTCGGATATGGGTCCCGTGCTGGCGGTCCACGTCGGCGCGGATGCCGTCGGTGTGTGCGTGACCGTCGACGGGTAA
- a CDS encoding ComEC/Rec2 family competence protein: MSTTGSDLRLVPAALTSWAVTASGIVWGPAVTMGVLIVATALTALTMRMSRDPGSATLTWPAVLAVTAAGAMFALSVALRVADAEHHPVIARLGDTVAVTIAPTETPRVVAGGRLMFRAKLLAIGDHRQSGRVLVFASVRGYGDLTVGRPAAFRARVGRPIRRDLTVAVLSATGEPRVGEAGPVYRVAADVRADFGAAARAALPADQAAMLPALVLGDTGALPRDTVEDFRVAGLTHLTAVSGANVTIVCGAVLLSAALVGPRVAVSLAALALIAFVIVVQPSASVLRASSMAAITLLAMVSRRRRQAIPALAATVIAVLIGWPEMAVDVGFALSVSATAALVVIAPAWSERLVQRRWPKPLADAVSVAVAAHLVTAPLVAGISGSFSVVSVAANLAVAVVIPPITVLGTGAAALASAAPDLAGLVIRFTGPALWWLLRVADVAAAAPGAAVPVPSGAAGVLCVTLAGVAAVVLWRWRWGRIVLGACLVCVVAWTSAGRDTIFG, translated from the coding sequence GTGAGCACCACCGGGTCCGACCTGCGGTTGGTCCCGGCAGCGTTGACCAGCTGGGCGGTCACGGCATCGGGAATCGTGTGGGGTCCGGCCGTGACGATGGGTGTCCTGATCGTCGCGACCGCGCTGACCGCGTTGACCATGCGGATGAGCCGCGATCCCGGGTCGGCGACGCTGACCTGGCCCGCCGTACTGGCGGTCACCGCCGCCGGTGCGATGTTCGCGCTGTCGGTGGCGCTGCGGGTGGCCGACGCGGAGCACCATCCCGTCATCGCCCGGCTGGGCGACACCGTTGCGGTGACGATCGCCCCGACCGAGACACCGCGCGTCGTGGCGGGCGGTCGGCTGATGTTTCGAGCCAAGCTGCTCGCCATCGGTGACCATCGACAGTCCGGTCGGGTCCTGGTGTTCGCGTCGGTGCGCGGCTACGGCGATCTGACGGTGGGCCGCCCTGCGGCGTTTCGCGCGCGCGTCGGAAGGCCCATTCGCCGTGATCTGACGGTGGCGGTGCTGTCGGCGACCGGTGAACCGCGGGTGGGGGAGGCGGGTCCGGTGTATCGCGTGGCCGCGGACGTCCGAGCCGACTTCGGGGCGGCCGCCCGCGCCGCGCTGCCCGCCGACCAGGCGGCGATGCTGCCCGCACTGGTGCTGGGCGACACGGGCGCATTGCCGCGCGACACCGTCGAGGACTTCCGGGTTGCCGGGCTGACGCATCTGACCGCGGTCTCGGGTGCCAACGTCACCATCGTGTGTGGTGCGGTCCTGTTGTCCGCGGCGCTGGTGGGTCCGCGCGTCGCGGTGAGCCTGGCGGCGTTGGCACTCATCGCGTTCGTGATCGTGGTGCAACCCTCTGCCAGCGTGCTGCGGGCATCGAGCATGGCCGCGATCACGTTGTTGGCCATGGTGTCCCGCCGCCGGCGCCAGGCGATACCCGCGCTCGCGGCCACCGTCATCGCCGTGCTGATCGGATGGCCCGAGATGGCCGTTGATGTCGGCTTCGCGCTGTCGGTCTCGGCGACGGCGGCACTGGTCGTCATCGCACCGGCGTGGTCGGAGCGCCTCGTCCAACGGCGGTGGCCCAAACCGCTGGCCGATGCGGTCAGCGTCGCGGTGGCGGCCCACCTGGTCACGGCGCCGCTCGTCGCGGGGATATCGGGGTCCTTCAGCGTGGTGTCGGTCGCGGCCAACCTCGCAGTGGCCGTGGTCATCCCGCCGATCACGGTGCTGGGCACCGGTGCGGCGGCGTTGGCGTCCGCGGCGCCCGACCTCGCGGGCCTGGTGATCAGGTTCACCGGGCCTGCCCTGTGGTGGCTGCTGCGGGTCGCCGACGTGGCGGCCGCGGCGCCCGGCGCGGCGGTGCCCGTCCCGTCGGGTGCGGCCGGGGTGCTGTGCGTGACACTGGCGGGTGTCGCGGCCGTGGTGCTGTGGCGGTGGCGGTGGGGCCGAATCGTGCTCGGCGCGTGCTTGGTCTGCGTGGTTGCGTGGACGTCGGCGGGACGTGACACGATCTTCGGGTGA
- the rpsT gene encoding 30S ribosomal protein S20, with protein sequence MANIKSQQKRILTNERARLRNQSVKSALRTAVRGFREAIDAGEKDKAAELLAATSRKLDKAASKGVIHKNQAANKKSALALALNKL encoded by the coding sequence GTGGCCAATATCAAGTCGCAGCAGAAGCGCATCCTCACCAACGAGCGCGCGCGTTTGCGCAACCAGTCGGTGAAGTCGGCTCTTCGCACGGCTGTCCGCGGCTTCCGTGAGGCCATCGACGCCGGCGAGAAGGACAAGGCAGCCGAGTTGCTCGCCGCCACCAGCCGCAAGCTCGACAAGGCCGCCAGCAAGGGTGTCATTCACAAGAACCAGGCCGCCAACAAGAAGTCGGCTCTGGCGCTCGCGCTGAACAAGCTCTGA
- a CDS encoding alpha-E domain-containing protein, whose amino-acid sequence MLARNAESLYWIGRYVERADDTARILDVTVHQLLEDSSVDPDQASRTLLRVLGIEAPKIALDVWSLTDLVAFSRDTDGGCSIVEAISAARENARGAREVTSTEIWECLNTTYNALAERERAAKRLGPHEFLSYVEGRAAMFAGLADSTLSRDDGYRFMVLGRAIERVDMTVRLLLSRVGDSASSPAWATVLRSAGAHDTYLRTYRGVLDAGRVVEFMLLDRLFPRSVMYSLRLAEHSLEELRHSALNRVGATAETQRLLGRARSELEFLRPGVLLESLEERLAGLQETCHEVGEALAVEYFHSAPWVAWTDAGRNASVVIEEGEV is encoded by the coding sequence ATGCTGGCGCGCAACGCGGAATCGTTGTACTGGATCGGACGCTACGTCGAGCGAGCCGATGACACCGCCCGCATCCTCGACGTCACCGTCCATCAACTCCTAGAGGACTCCAGCGTCGACCCCGACCAGGCATCGCGGACACTGCTGCGGGTGCTGGGCATCGAGGCCCCGAAGATCGCGTTGGACGTGTGGTCGCTCACCGACCTGGTGGCCTTCAGCCGGGACACCGACGGCGGCTGCTCGATCGTCGAGGCGATCTCCGCGGCACGTGAGAATGCCCGTGGCGCACGGGAAGTCACGTCGACCGAGATCTGGGAGTGCCTCAACACCACCTACAACGCGCTGGCCGAACGCGAACGCGCCGCGAAACGCCTCGGACCGCACGAGTTCCTGTCCTACGTCGAGGGCAGGGCGGCGATGTTCGCCGGGTTGGCCGACTCCACGCTGTCCCGCGACGACGGGTACCGCTTCATGGTGCTGGGCCGCGCGATCGAACGTGTCGACATGACGGTGCGCCTGCTGCTGTCCCGTGTCGGCGACAGCGCGTCCTCACCGGCGTGGGCGACGGTGCTGCGCTCGGCCGGCGCGCACGACACCTATCTGCGCACGTACCGCGGTGTGCTCGACGCCGGCAGAGTCGTCGAGTTCATGTTGCTGGACCGGCTTTTCCCGCGGTCGGTCATGTACTCGCTGCGGCTGGCCGAGCACAGCCTCGAGGAACTGCGCCACAGCGCGCTCAATCGGGTCGGCGCCACCGCGGAGACGCAACGGCTCTTGGGTCGGGCGCGCAGCGAGTTGGAGTTTCTGCGGCCGGGAGTCCTGTTGGAGTCCCTCGAGGAGCGGTTGGCGGGCCTGCAGGAGACCTGCCACGAGGTCGGAGAGGCGCTGGCGGTGGAGTACTTCCACTCCGCGCCGTGGGTGGCGTGGACCGATGCGGGGCGCAATGCCTCGGTCGTGATCGAGGAGGGTGAGGTCTGA
- a CDS encoding RidA family protein, with amino-acid sequence MQDLPPSIRAFTFTPDDGVPPSVAPFAHATVAGETLYVTGQMPTDVTGTVVGADVATQTDQVMRNLVRVTELCGGRLSDVVSVRAYLLDWADYAAFNDAYAAWFPDRLPSRTCVGVTGLAVGALVEIDWVCWRPGGWA; translated from the coding sequence GTGCAAGATCTCCCACCCTCAATCCGCGCTTTCACCTTCACCCCCGACGACGGCGTGCCTCCGAGTGTCGCTCCGTTCGCTCACGCCACCGTCGCCGGCGAGACTCTCTACGTCACCGGGCAGATGCCGACAGACGTGACGGGCACCGTCGTCGGCGCCGACGTGGCGACCCAAACGGATCAGGTGATGCGCAACCTGGTGCGGGTCACCGAGCTGTGCGGCGGTCGCTTGAGCGACGTCGTCTCGGTGCGCGCCTACCTGCTCGACTGGGCGGATTACGCGGCCTTCAACGACGCGTACGCGGCCTGGTTCCCGGACCGGCTACCGTCGCGGACCTGCGTCGGGGTTACCGGCCTCGCGGTCGGCGCACTGGTCGAGATCGACTGGGTGTGTTGGCGCCCGGGCGGGTGGGCGTAG
- a CDS encoding helix-hairpin-helix domain-containing protein → MRTELPADRVARRLNGSDGAEASPAGESSEDEQPDTSLARWLPEGASRGHPQWLATIRADPGRAGAIALAAVGAIAVLVTVFTVTGDDPPPVVSANLPPVQMVSSTVPSAPSEHQPVVVSVVGLVHRPGLVTLEPGARIDDALTAAGGVLDGADLSGLNVARRLSDGEQIVVGIAAPPGVRTAMGSSVSSPAEQSAPPTGGATDTSTAGPVNLNTATVEELDALPGVGPVTAAAIIAFRDANGSFTDVEQLGDVDGIGPARLEKLRDLVHV, encoded by the coding sequence ATGCGAACCGAACTGCCCGCAGACAGGGTTGCGCGCCGCCTCAACGGATCCGACGGCGCGGAGGCGTCGCCGGCGGGCGAGTCCTCCGAGGACGAGCAGCCCGACACCTCGCTGGCCAGGTGGCTACCCGAGGGGGCCTCGCGCGGCCATCCGCAGTGGCTGGCGACGATCCGCGCCGATCCCGGCCGCGCCGGTGCCATCGCCCTGGCCGCCGTCGGGGCGATCGCGGTGCTGGTGACGGTCTTCACCGTCACCGGCGACGATCCGCCGCCCGTCGTATCGGCCAATCTCCCTCCGGTACAGATGGTCTCCTCGACGGTCCCGTCCGCACCGTCGGAGCATCAGCCGGTCGTGGTCAGCGTTGTCGGACTGGTCCACCGCCCCGGTTTGGTCACGCTCGAGCCGGGCGCCCGCATCGACGACGCCCTCACCGCGGCAGGCGGGGTGCTCGACGGCGCCGACCTGAGCGGGCTGAACGTGGCGCGCCGACTCTCCGACGGGGAGCAGATCGTCGTCGGCATCGCCGCGCCACCCGGTGTTCGGACGGCGATGGGCAGCTCCGTCAGCAGCCCGGCCGAGCAGTCCGCGCCCCCGACCGGCGGCGCCACGGACACTTCCACGGCGGGTCCGGTGAACCTGAACACCGCAACGGTCGAGGAACTCGACGCCCTGCCGGGAGTCGGACCCGTCACTGCCGCGGCGATCATCGCCTTCCGCGACGCCAACGGCAGCTTCACCGACGTCGAACAGCTCGGTGACGTCGACGGTATCGGCCCGGCGCGGCTGGAGAAGCTGCGCGACCTGGTTCATGTGTGA
- a CDS encoding class I SAM-dependent methyltransferase, with product MKTTHTATADQARAWNGGTAQAWIVMQQILDRTFEPFADLLVEAVTAGGGGRVLDVGCGTGATTLAVARNLTGGGHCTGIDISDPMIGVARGRARSPQLPVRFVVDDAETHQFDAGSFDTVVSRFGVMFFGDPIAAFANLRRAARTDAQLQFFAWRSPDENPFMTTAERAAAPLLPTLALRRPGLQGPFAFADADRLASILEPAGWTDIDITPIDVGCTLAEEELVPYLTHMGPVGQILHGSDEQTRSRVVAAIRPAHEQFVHDGEVRYTAACWSVSARNRARPT from the coding sequence GTGAAGACGACGCACACGGCGACGGCGGATCAGGCGCGCGCATGGAACGGCGGTACGGCACAGGCATGGATCGTGATGCAGCAGATTCTGGACCGCACGTTCGAGCCCTTCGCGGATCTACTCGTCGAGGCGGTGACAGCCGGTGGCGGCGGCCGCGTCCTCGACGTCGGGTGCGGCACCGGGGCCACCACTCTCGCAGTCGCACGAAACCTGACCGGAGGCGGTCACTGCACGGGGATCGACATCTCCGACCCGATGATCGGCGTCGCGCGCGGCCGAGCTAGAAGTCCCCAGCTGCCGGTGCGCTTCGTCGTCGACGACGCCGAAACACACCAATTCGACGCCGGGTCGTTCGACACTGTCGTTTCGCGTTTCGGCGTGATGTTCTTCGGCGACCCCATCGCCGCGTTCGCGAACCTACGACGCGCGGCGCGCACCGACGCCCAACTCCAGTTCTTCGCTTGGCGGTCCCCCGACGAGAACCCCTTCATGACAACGGCCGAGCGCGCGGCGGCACCGCTGCTGCCCACCCTGGCCCTTCGCCGACCCGGCCTGCAGGGACCGTTCGCGTTCGCCGACGCCGATCGTCTCGCCAGCATCCTCGAGCCAGCCGGATGGACCGACATCGACATCACGCCGATCGACGTCGGGTGCACTCTGGCCGAGGAGGAGTTGGTGCCCTACCTGACACACATGGGCCCGGTCGGTCAGATCCTGCACGGCAGCGACGAGCAGACGCGCTCACGGGTAGTCGCGGCTATCCGGCCCGCTCACGAGCAGTTCGTCCATGACGGCGAGGTTCGCTATACCGCTGCGTGCTGGTCGGTCAGCGCCAGGAACAGGGCTCGCCCAACGTGA
- a CDS encoding dihydrodipicolinate reductase yields the protein MSAEAGSRLTTNRPLRVIQWTTGNIGKRSLHAIIGRDDMELVGVYAHGADKIGVDAAVLAGRSEPTGVTATNDIDALIALRPDACCYNPLWPNVDELVRLLAAGVNVCSSAAWITGGKQSPEDTARIEKACQEGNSTIFGSGAHPGMTNMVGMVLSGACENVDEIRITESVDCSTYESEGTQAAMGFGQDPETPNLAESVRRESEVFAESAAMMADAIGAHLDRLTFDVEFTTATGDSDLGFMRIPKGTVGGVYGYHRGWVGDKNVVSVGFNWTMGDHVTPPKPLEHGHVIQVFGTPNMRTVLHCLPPRDWTEPGFMGLGMIYTAMPVTNAVPAVVAAPPGIVTLKDLPPVTGRFRG from the coding sequence ATGAGCGCCGAAGCGGGATCGCGATTGACCACTAACCGTCCGCTTCGAGTGATCCAGTGGACCACCGGCAACATCGGCAAGCGCTCGCTGCACGCCATCATCGGCCGTGACGACATGGAACTCGTCGGCGTGTACGCCCATGGCGCGGACAAGATCGGCGTCGACGCCGCCGTCCTCGCTGGCCGGTCCGAGCCCACCGGGGTTACTGCCACCAACGATATCGACGCGCTGATCGCGTTGCGTCCCGACGCGTGCTGCTACAACCCGTTGTGGCCCAACGTCGACGAGCTCGTCCGGCTGCTGGCCGCGGGCGTCAACGTCTGCTCCAGCGCCGCCTGGATCACCGGCGGCAAGCAGTCACCGGAGGACACGGCCAGGATCGAGAAGGCCTGCCAGGAGGGCAATTCCACGATCTTCGGCAGCGGCGCGCATCCCGGTATGACGAACATGGTCGGCATGGTGCTCTCCGGTGCGTGTGAGAACGTCGACGAGATCCGCATCACCGAGTCGGTCGACTGCTCGACGTACGAGTCGGAGGGAACGCAGGCCGCCATGGGCTTCGGCCAGGACCCCGAGACACCGAATCTGGCCGAGAGTGTGCGACGCGAGAGCGAGGTGTTCGCCGAGTCCGCGGCCATGATGGCCGATGCCATCGGCGCCCACCTCGACCGCCTGACGTTCGATGTCGAGTTCACGACGGCCACCGGCGACAGCGACCTGGGCTTCATGCGGATACCGAAGGGCACCGTCGGCGGCGTCTACGGCTACCACCGCGGTTGGGTCGGCGACAAGAACGTCGTCAGCGTCGGATTCAACTGGACGATGGGCGATCACGTCACCCCGCCAAAACCGTTGGAGCACGGACACGTGATTCAGGTCTTCGGCACACCCAACATGCGCACGGTGCTGCACTGCCTGCCGCCGCGGGATTGGACGGAGCCGGGCTTCATGGGACTGGGCATGATCTACACCGCGATGCCGGTGACCAACGCCGTGCCCGCCGTGGTGGCGGCCCCGCCGGGCATCGTCACGCTCAAGGACCTGCCCCCGGTCACCGGACGCTTCCGCGGCTGA
- the holA gene encoding DNA polymerase III subunit delta: MSQLHLVLGDEDLLVERAVAAVLRSTREEAGTSDIPVDRMRAGEVSTNELAELLSPSLFADERVVVLEAAGEAGKDAVALIGSAAADLPPGTVLVVIHSGGGRAKALADQLKKLGADVHPCAKITKPGDRADFVRNEFRALKVKVGDDAVNAMLDAVGSDIRELAAACSQLVADTGADVTPAAVRRYHSGKAEVKGFDIADKAVTGDIEGAAEALRWAMMGGEPQVVLADALAEAVHAIARVAPLSGDPYRLAGELGMPPWRVQKVQKQARRWSRDSVAEAMRLVATLNADVKGAAASADYALETAVRRVAELAARG; the protein is encoded by the coding sequence GTGAGCCAACTGCACCTCGTTCTCGGTGATGAAGATCTGCTCGTCGAACGCGCGGTGGCCGCCGTTCTGCGTTCAACGCGTGAGGAAGCCGGCACGTCTGACATCCCGGTGGACCGCATGCGCGCGGGCGAGGTGAGCACCAACGAACTCGCCGAGCTGCTCAGCCCGTCACTTTTCGCCGACGAGCGGGTCGTGGTCCTCGAGGCGGCGGGCGAGGCAGGCAAGGACGCGGTCGCGCTCATCGGTTCCGCGGCGGCGGACCTCCCGCCGGGCACCGTGCTCGTCGTCATTCACTCCGGTGGCGGGCGCGCGAAGGCGCTGGCCGACCAGTTGAAGAAACTCGGGGCCGACGTGCATCCGTGCGCGAAGATCACCAAGCCCGGCGATCGGGCCGATTTCGTCCGTAACGAGTTTCGTGCCCTCAAGGTGAAGGTTGGCGACGATGCGGTGAACGCGATGCTCGACGCCGTCGGATCCGATATCCGCGAACTCGCGGCGGCGTGCTCACAACTCGTTGCGGACACCGGCGCCGACGTGACTCCCGCGGCTGTGCGGCGCTACCACAGCGGCAAGGCCGAGGTGAAGGGCTTCGACATCGCCGACAAGGCGGTCACCGGGGATATCGAGGGTGCGGCGGAGGCGCTGCGCTGGGCCATGATGGGCGGCGAGCCGCAGGTGGTTCTTGCCGACGCGCTGGCCGAGGCGGTCCATGCCATCGCCCGCGTGGCACCGCTGTCCGGTGACCCCTACCGGCTGGCCGGAGAACTGGGCATGCCGCCGTGGCGGGTGCAGAAGGTGCAGAAGCAGGCTCGTCGCTGGTCGCGTGATTCCGTGGCGGAGGCGATGCGGCTGGTGGCCACGCTCAATGCAGACGTCAAGGGCGCAGCGGCTAGTGCCGACTACGCCCTCGAGACTGCGGTTCGCAGAGTGGCCGAACTCGCGGCCAGGGGATAA